One Rhizobium sp. 9140 genomic region harbors:
- a CDS encoding VOC family protein, producing MRSLFHLAYHITDLDEARRFYGDVLGCAEGRSTDTWVDFDFFGHQISLHLGKPFEVTRTGKVGNHMVMMPHLGVVLPLDAWLALADRLEKAGIAFDIPPVIRFEGEPGEQRTMFFFDPSGNPIEVKGFKDFDSVFAH from the coding sequence GTGCGCTCACTCTTTCATCTCGCCTACCACATTACGGACCTTGACGAGGCTCGTCGCTTCTACGGTGATGTTCTTGGATGTGCAGAGGGCCGATCCACCGACACCTGGGTCGATTTCGATTTCTTCGGTCACCAGATCTCGCTCCACCTCGGCAAGCCGTTCGAGGTTACGCGGACCGGCAAGGTTGGCAACCACATGGTCATGATGCCGCATCTGGGCGTCGTCCTGCCGCTCGATGCCTGGCTGGCATTGGCCGACCGGCTGGAAAAGGCCGGCATCGCCTTCGATATTCCCCCGGTCATCCGCTTTGAAGGCGAGCCGGGCGAGCAGCGCACGATGTTCTTCTTCGATCCGAGCGGCAACCCGATCGAGGTCAAGGGCTTCAAGGATTTCGACAGCGTTTTTGCGCACTGA
- a CDS encoding M24 family metallopeptidase, with the protein MDNAAFLNDPTMRGSEAAFPRDEYADRQARAQAALRASGHAALVVTGPETIYWLTGRQTAGYFAFQALLLPASGPMTLLVRQLEFFGAVANTWLSDIVTYQDGDDPAGALVSLLRARGMGVPAIELSGWFLPARLVGEIARRLGVAELTDGSDILPPLRMIKSQAERDAIRAAARYADAGMVAAIDACTVGADENTVAAALLGAATRAGSEAMAMEPLVSSGGRSGLPHMTWRRRPLSDGDPVFLELAGSHARYHSALMRTVWLGKPPAEAQRMMDCALFALDAAIIQIRPGNPCAAPHDAAQRIIDAAGFAAAFRKRIGYSMGIAFAPDWGEGGILSLFSGISRVIEPGMVFHIPATLRSFGHWTVGASETVIVTEAGAEPLSTLPRTLTCR; encoded by the coding sequence ATGGACAACGCGGCATTCCTGAACGATCCCACCATGCGCGGCAGTGAGGCGGCCTTTCCGAGAGACGAATACGCCGACCGTCAGGCCCGCGCGCAGGCAGCACTCCGGGCGAGCGGGCACGCGGCACTGGTCGTCACCGGTCCGGAAACGATCTACTGGCTGACGGGCCGACAGACGGCCGGCTATTTCGCCTTCCAGGCGCTGCTTCTCCCGGCATCCGGGCCGATGACGCTGCTCGTGCGGCAGTTGGAGTTCTTCGGCGCTGTCGCAAATACGTGGTTGAGCGACATCGTCACCTACCAGGACGGCGACGACCCGGCCGGCGCGCTGGTCTCCCTGCTGCGCGCGCGCGGCATGGGCGTGCCCGCGATCGAGCTTTCCGGCTGGTTCCTGCCAGCGCGGCTCGTCGGCGAGATCGCCCGTCGCCTTGGCGTTGCGGAATTGACGGACGGTTCGGACATCCTGCCGCCGCTGCGCATGATCAAGAGCCAGGCCGAACGCGATGCGATCCGCGCTGCTGCCCGTTATGCGGACGCCGGCATGGTTGCCGCCATCGACGCCTGCACCGTCGGGGCCGATGAGAATACGGTCGCCGCCGCCCTGCTCGGCGCCGCGACACGCGCAGGGTCCGAGGCCATGGCCATGGAGCCGCTCGTTTCGTCGGGCGGGCGCAGTGGGCTACCGCACATGACATGGCGCCGTCGTCCTTTAAGCGACGGCGATCCCGTCTTTCTGGAGCTTGCCGGAAGCCACGCCCGCTACCACTCGGCCCTCATGCGCACGGTCTGGCTCGGCAAGCCGCCGGCCGAGGCGCAGCGGATGATGGACTGCGCGCTCTTCGCACTGGACGCGGCGATAATTCAGATCCGGCCGGGTAACCCGTGCGCTGCGCCGCATGACGCCGCGCAGAGGATCATCGACGCCGCCGGCTTCGCCGCCGCCTTCAGGAAGCGTATCGGCTATTCCATGGGCATCGCCTTCGCCCCCGACTGGGGCGAGGGCGGCATTCTCAGCCTGTTTTCCGGCATATCGCGCGTTATCGAGCCCGGCATGGTCTTCCACATCCCGGCGACGCTGCGCAGCTTCGGCCACTGGACCGTCGGAGCATCGGAAACCGTCATCGTGACGGAAGCCGGCGCGGAGCCGCTCTCGACCCTACCTCGAACACTCACCTGTCGCTGA
- a CDS encoding GntR family transcriptional regulator, with translation MADKETLTQQIYRDLKQRILEGRFSSEDMLTERTLALESGISRTPLRAAISRLEKEDVISRLPNGALMVREVTVEQLLEIVQIRRLLEGAAAAKAATRAITPALLASRDAMRAYADGGDIAFDRFWLDDDAFHDAVAHAAGLPLLATMLTEMRGIARRCTITRTHDRFDQQAREHLDIIDAIATKDATAARAAMERHFDSVRARFLAWLSRT, from the coding sequence ATGGCTGACAAGGAAACACTGACGCAGCAGATCTACCGCGATTTGAAGCAGCGGATTCTGGAGGGTCGGTTCTCGTCCGAGGACATGCTGACGGAGCGCACGCTGGCGCTGGAATCGGGTATTTCCCGTACGCCGCTGCGTGCGGCCATCTCGCGGCTCGAAAAGGAAGATGTGATCTCCCGGCTGCCGAACGGCGCCCTGATGGTCCGCGAGGTCACGGTCGAGCAATTGCTGGAGATTGTCCAGATCCGTCGTCTGCTCGAAGGGGCCGCGGCCGCGAAGGCCGCCACGCGCGCGATCACACCGGCGCTTCTCGCATCGCGCGATGCGATGCGCGCCTATGCCGATGGCGGCGATATCGCGTTCGATCGGTTCTGGCTGGACGACGATGCCTTTCACGATGCGGTCGCCCACGCTGCCGGACTGCCGCTGCTGGCGACGATGCTGACCGAGATGCGCGGCATTGCGCGCCGCTGCACGATCACCCGCACGCACGACCGCTTCGACCAGCAGGCCCGCGAGCATCTCGACATCATCGATGCTATTGCGACGAAGGACGCGACGGCGGCGCGGGCGGCGATGGAGCGCCATTTCGACAGCGTTCGGGCACGCTTTCTCGCCTGGCTGTCTCGGACGTGA